One window of Streptomyces sp. NBC_00273 genomic DNA carries:
- the rpmG gene encoding 50S ribosomal protein L33 yields the protein MARNEVRPIVKLRSTAGTGHTYVTRKNRRNDPDRMVLRKFDPVVRRHVDYREER from the coding sequence ATGGCACGTAACGAAGTACGCCCGATCGTCAAGCTCCGCTCCACCGCGGGCACCGGCCACACGTACGTCACCCGCAAGAACCGGCGCAACGACCCCGACCGCATGGTGCTGCGCAAGTTCGACCCGGTCGTCCGTCGGCACGTCGACTACCGCGAAGAGCGCTGA
- a CDS encoding type B 50S ribosomal protein L31 — protein sequence MKPGIHPSYGPVVFRDKAADFAFLTRSTATSDKTVEWEDGHAYPVVDVEISSQSHPFYTGTARVLDTAGRVERFQRRYGSKP from the coding sequence GTGAAGCCTGGAATCCACCCCTCCTACGGCCCCGTCGTCTTCCGCGACAAGGCCGCCGACTTCGCCTTCCTCACCCGGTCGACCGCCACCAGTGACAAGACGGTCGAGTGGGAGGACGGCCACGCCTATCCCGTCGTCGACGTCGAGATCTCCTCGCAGAGCCACCCCTTCTACACCGGCACCGCCCGCGTCCTGGACACCGCCGGCCGCGTCGAGCGCTTCCAGCGCCGCTACGGGAGCAAGCCGTGA